Below is a window of Apodemus sylvaticus chromosome 5, mApoSyl1.1, whole genome shotgun sequence DNA.
AGGCTAGATCTCTTTTCCTGGCCTTGTCCAACCTGCAGACCCTGTTATCCTCAGGGCCCCTAAAGAAAGGGGTGCGGCCCAGCCTAGAGTTGCTATACTGGCTAAGACCCCATCTTTCACtatccttctgtttctgtatcAAATGACTGACTGCCACTAGATCCTAaggatagataaaataaaaaggaaaaagaggcctTCCACAGAACTTGACTTATAGGCCCACCTAGCATAGCAGATATATGCAGTCTCTCCTAAGTGCTACTCCTGAGCTAGGCTCCTTCTGGCCAGCCTCCGCTTCACACGGCTGTGGCCCCAGGGAAGCACCCCTAAGGGCACTAACCACAAGATTAGAAACTAAAGGCTGGATGGGAAACATCCTAGTCTGGGCCTCCCTGAAGGTAGAACACACAGAGTTCTTTCCTTGCCTGGAAGATTACATACTCCACCATGACCACACTAGTCAAGTGGGGTGAGGCCTGAAGCACAGCAGGGATGACAGAGGAGGGAAGCAGATCCAGAGAGGTAGAAAACAGAAGCAAGGGGGTCAGAGGTGGATGCAAAAGGACAGATGAGTGGGTGGCTGTCAGGCCAGCATGGCAGTAGACAGGGTCTGTCCTGGGAGGTAGCTGGGAGTACTGGAGTTCCAGTGTTGGGTGGAGGCTGAGGCCCAAGTTATGGTAGCCAGACTGCTCAGGTGCCTCATCAGCCCACAACCATGGGTCACCAGGAATGTCTGAGCCTTGAAAGAGTCAGATTGGGGATCCTACTGGGCCAGAGGAAGGTAGAAACTGGGGCCATTTGACTGTTCAAGCACACTTCATGCCCCATGATGCCAAGGCTCTAGATCCTGCCATGTCCATGAATGTCCTTCTAGGAATGGCTGGGTCCTCCAGCCTATTGCACTTTTGCTGCTGCCCTGGCACTCCTGAGGAGCCCCATCTAGCCATTTTGAGGCAGCCTAAACAGGGGAAGGACCACTTTCAGGGAGAGCAGAGTGGTTTGCCAACCCTCTGGACAGatgggtatgtgtgtggaggtggaGGACCTGTTTAGAACTGGCTCCCCTAATCTGGACAATGCAGGGCATGATGGGTAGGCCCTGCCCACTAGGCTCACTTTTCAGGTGCCTTCCCAGCTCCAGCCTTCTTCCCAGTGGAGCTCCGGgaccccctgtctctgcctcctgggggcCAGTCATCCCTGTTAGGGGGGAGCTTAGATGCTGGCTCCTCGGAGGACCGTTCCTTGGGTTTGCGACCCCGCTTCTTTCCTCCTGACagacttttcttcttctctttcctaggCATCAAGGAGTCCTGGCTCTTGTGTTTGGAAGGCGGGTCAGCTGAGGTCCGGAACCAATTCTAGGGCAAGAAAACATGCAGTAAAGACTGAGAACCTTGGTCTAAAGCTACAGACCTCAACCtgttttctttatgaaaacaaagtccttttattattgttttcttgGAATTTGTGACTGCATGTGGatatgtgcacgtgcatgcaggTAGCTTTGAAGCCAGGGAGTCTCCTGACATTGGTGCCAGGaaacaaactctggtcctctggaagagctagaggtactcttaaccattgaatcAACTTTCTCACCcatctaaattatttttttggCTAAGCATACAACTGCTAGGAAGTGGCTGAAGACAGGGTTTTCCCTGCTAAGGGAGGTTCCACTCAGTGGCTGGTTATTAAACTAGGGCATCACagactagtttaaaaaaaaaaaaagatttatcacCCCATTCTCTTGACACTTCAGGGGACGTGGACTCTATTTATTTAGAGAAGAAAACACCAGACTTTTCAGTGTACACCGTCTCAGCCACTTGTTCTCTACTACCCACCCATAAGGCCCAGCCTCCAGGCCTGCAGGTCCAGAAGATAACTCTCATACCTCTCCATGGGTCTTAAGGATGTGGTACTTGACGCCGCTCTCAGAGCTGAACTCTTTGGGACACAGCAGGCAGCGGTACTTCCCCACCAGGTGGTCCCCCTGTAATGCACAGTGGTTTAGTACCCACCTTCAGAAGATTCAAAGCACCCGCATCTGGTCCAAGCCCTTATCCTACTGTTAAAAGTTTAAAACTGGGGTCAGCCAGAAAGTAGAAAGCTGTACTGTCTTCTAGGATGCATGTCAATGGTAGGTTTAGGGACTGAAACTACTCTGCAATAGGATTATTAAGCCACCCCTGCTACAGGAGTAGGAAATAAGAGGAGGGTAGGATCAGGCAGGTGTTGAATGATATGTCATACTGTTTGGTGACTGTCCTCATCCCAAGCCAAATGTGCCCTCTGTTCAGGTCAGGATGAACACTTACACCATGTTAGTCAAGGAGACTCCAGGGCAGGACTCGGAACCAAACGAGTGTTCCAGAGTGGGGACAGGGAGATTCTGGGCCACCTGTTGAGCACCTACTAGTCTCTGGGATATGTAGTGGTCAGGGCCCATGATCTTACACTGATGCAGAGAAACTCTTGGCAAGAGAAAACTGGGAGTACCCACAATGCCCTCTACCCCCATAAGCCATGGTAATAATTCTAGAACTGACCTTGCTGCAGCTGGCAAGATGGGCCTTGAGGCCGGACACACTGGAGTAGATGGCTTCACAGCACTGCAGGCAGGAGACAGCTGTGGAGAAAGCCCTCCCACAACTCTACACAAGGGGCATCCCACCTCAACCCCAGAGCACTCTGGGGCTTCTCTGAGGGCAGGTCCCTGAAGTCCTGGATTTTGGGCAGGGTAGGGGTAATATGGGTCCCCAGGTTGAAGTCCCTGTTATTAGCATGGTATTTATGTGAAGACCATACAGAACCCCAGGGTCAAAGATAGACCAGTCATACTGAAGATGGTTATTTCCTAACAGGACATTCACTGTTTTAATCTCTACTGTTGCCTGAAGACCCAAACCTAAGCCCTCTGTCCTGGAGCCCCAATGTCCCACTCCCAGCTTACATCATTGGGACAGTTCACATGGCCCTTCTCCTTGACTTCATTCTTCCATGCCTCCAGCAGCTGAGGATTAAGTGTAGGGAGGCCTGGCCGAGTGTAGTTGAGCTGCAAAGCCAGGCACAGCACCAGGTAAGCTCAGGCTGAGGCACATGCTGTTCTGACACAATGCATGGGCTTCTGCAGCAGGCTCACTGCCCCTTCATACATGGGGTTAGTAGATGGTCACAAAAACAGATCAAATTAGGCCTGTCCTGGACAGAGACCAAGAGCTTGGGGAAGCAATTAGGGAATGACCAAAGGTCAAGATCCCTTGGATGGGCCACTCACCCGTGCAGTCTCAGGCACAAGGTCATCCTTCATGCGTCGTTTGGTCCAGTCACGAGCCAGTTCATCCTCTGCAATCTCCTGTAGATGGAACACGGCAACCTGGGCCGACGTACGACGGATGCGACCACTTGGGGTCCGTTCTACCCCAAGCAGGTCCTCAGCCTCAGGGATCTTGTCTGTGGGCTCCTCAGGGGGCTAGATGGCAAGGATACACAGAGGTTAGTATAAGCCAGTATAAGAGAAGGATGATATCCAGAGACCAGGAGTTAGAGGTAGCGTGAGTTGAAGGCCATGCGTGGTCTTTACAAGTATGGGAACACAGAATGCAGCTGTAGATACCACAACAGAAACCAGGCCCCATCTTTCCTCCTAAAACTTAGATCACTAAAGGCATAGATTGAACCTATCAGGGAACACATGAACTTGAGAACACATGTAGGACACAATATAGTCTCTTAGAACAAGGACAAAGTAGATTGTAGGCCACTCACCGGGGCTGTGTGCTCTGAACGCACGTGATAGTCATGGCCAGCCTTGGATCGGTAAGTCTTGCCACAGTGGGTACAGGGGAAGGAGGGACTGTCTACCTCACAGGGTGGCTTCCCACAGCGCCGCTGGTGATATTGATAACCCATGAGGCTGGAGAAGGCGGCCCCACAGCCCTGgggatccaggtcagaaactagGTAAGAAATCAGCCAGGTTCCCAGGTCTTGAACACCCCCGCATGGCCCAACACTGACCTCTTGAGGGCAGCGCAGCCTTCCCATCTGCTTCAGCACCTTTCGAAGCCTCTCCCgctcctcctgttctccccctTCAGAGGCCTCAGCATCCGTGGGCTGGAGACAGAGCAAGCCTCAGACCTGATGCCAGCCAGGAGTTAGGGCCATAGATCCAAAATCAGGCATAGAGGAGCAGCAGTGGAGTGAGAGGTCAGCAGTCAGGGTTGGACAGGGAGCTGGTGGTCAGGCAGCATACCTTGGCACTGTGTTCAGCCATGGTGTGGtagttgaggccagccttggactTGAACTGTTTTCGGCAGTGCTGGCATTTGAGTGCTTCCTGCAACTGCAGACATGGTCCTACTATGAGAAACCCATCTAGGCTAGGGATCTTCCCTCTCGAGTGCCCTTGGGGTAGGGGGACAAGAGGCTTACCTTGTGACATACTTCCATGTGCTTTTTGAGCCCCACGAGGGTCTTCCGGGTAACCACGTTGCAGGTGGGGCAGACAGCCTCCCCACGTTCATGGATGGCTCGCTGCCACTGCTCCTCAGGGCCACCTGTGAGGCAGGGCCAGGCCTCAGGCTTGTGGGACTCCTGTATGCCCTGGACTCCAGGGGCATCCCCCATGCCTTTGCTACAGGATCCAGCCCACCATGGAGACCTGTCCTGGGTCCTGCCAGGCAGCCCCCACCTGGGGCTGGGTGGGCCACAGGAGTTGATGCCTCCTTGCTGACAGTGACAGGGGTGGCCAGCACCTTCTTCCGCACTTCCTCAGAGCCTGATCCTTCTTGCTTCTTGGAGCGATGAACTCGAGCCTTGTCTTCAGCTTTGGCCAGGCCTGTGTGCACATACAGGATGAATAAGATATATGGGCCAACTACTGACATCCTCAGTTCCAGAAGTGTTCAGGTAGCTGGGGTCTTACCTTTGAGCCCAAAGGTCCCTGAGATAGATGGCTGCTCCCCTGTGAATTTCTTCggtgttttctgtttccttcctgacTCAGGGGAGAGAAAATGAGTGCCAAGACCCTGATGACATAGTCATTGAAAGGCCAGAGCCCATCATGGCCAGTCTCCCCAGAGCTCTTGTCTTACTGTGCTTTGTGCGCTCAGGATCCTCCTCTGGCTGGGACACTGGGCCTATAGGCTGCAGTGCCTCTTTGCCCATTAGGGGCCTGCTGCCTGGCAGCAGGGAGCTGTTGCTAGGATCTGTATTCAGTGGGAAAGTCACACTCTGGTCCACGGTGGATGAGCCGTACTCTCCATTTTCTGGCCTGGCCTGCTTGGGCAGGATGGGACAGGTGTCCAAACTGTCTGCAGCCCTGCAAGTGGCAGGCAAGGTGAAGCCCAGGCAAACCCAGTGGTCCACTCACCCCCTCCAGGCACACCTGACAACTCACCACCTCAAATGACTTCCTGTACCTTTTCTTATTGCTGTTCTTGCCTGTAGCACGAAGTGTTTTGTTCTCAGATTTGGACAGCAACACCATTTTGCAGGGTGGTGTGTGTCTGCTGATGGCGATGGGCCTGCTGACCGGCACAGGTTTGCTGACCACAATAGGCCTGCTGACTGGTACTGGCTTGGTGAGTGGCACAGGTTTTGAAACGGTCACAAGCTTGGTAACTGGCATATGTTTGGTGAGTGGCACAGGTTTGGTGATTGGGATGGGCTTGGTAACTGGCACAGGCCTAGAGATTTGCATGGGCCTATTGACTGTGACAGGCTTAGTGACTGGTATAGGTCTACTGACTGTGACTGGCTTACTGATGCCAATGGGCTTGCTGACACCAACTGGTTTGCCAACAGTAACAGGTTTGCTCACTCCGATGGGCTTGCTGACCCCAACAGGCCGACTGATGGTGACTGGCCGGCTGACTGGGCCAGGCTTGGGGGCAGGTAGGGGATGGTCCATGTGATTCCAAATCCGGTGCTTCTCCAGCTGGGTCTTGGAGGTGAATGCGGCCTCGCAGATGGGGCAAGGGAAGGCCAGCCTATCTGAGATAGCGCCCTGGGCAGGGAGGGCAGGTGTGGGCTGGGGCCCCGGGGGCCTCTGCCCAGATGCACCCCCAGgcctcctcttccctgtcccaTAGTCCCTTACCCCTTGGCACCGCTGATAGTGGTACTTGAGCCCATAGATGCTGGGGAACTCTAGCCAGCACCCTGAGTTTGGACACTTCACCCTTGAGTGTGCCTTGAATTCATCTTTCCACTGGTTCATCAGAGAGAGCTGGGCAGAGGAAAAGGCCAAGCTGCTGACCTGTAGCTACCCATACTCAAAGCTCCCccaagccaaataagcccttcaACCTCAAGAGCAGACCAAGAATTCAAGCCATGCTGCAGACCTGTGCTGATGACTACTAACAGCCCACTGGGACTTTGTATCAGACACAAGGGCCCTAGGGTACATGCTGAAACAAACTGGCACAGGATATATGGAGGGCTGGTAAGGGCATGGAAGTGGCCTTTACAGGCTAAATAGAATGAACCCCACTCTAACCCTCAGGGAGCTCACAGGAATATCTCGGAGAGCTTGGTTCTCGGCTTTCGGCCtcccttttttcttcccttctgtctTGTCACTGGCTGAGTTTCCGGGGTCAAAGCAGAGTGGGGCCTGGCTAGGCACTGTATGTCCACTGTGGACCACTGGCATCCCTATAGTACAGGAGACAGCAAGGCTCAGTGGCTGTACAATATCATCGATCCCCAAGGGGCAGCAAGCCCAGACTGAGTCTTGTCTCACCCATATCAAGGCCCAGCAGCTAGAGTTAACCCAGGATAAGAAGAGCCTGGCTACAATCAGGCTAACAATCTCCACCCCACAAAAGTCCTCAGGAGACCCAAGGAGGTAACTACCACTGGCTATCTGTATCCTCTAGAACTGATTTCTGCCTTAGCTCCTCACCTCCTAGTTTTGATGGGTCCTGCAACAAGGGAAGCTGGACCTCCTTCCGGTTGCCTCCCTTTCCAGGTCCATTTTTGCTGGATCCTTGAAGCCGACGGCCTCCTCCAACACAGAAGGATTCAGTCATCTCTGCAGAGTAAGTACACAGACCTATGAGACAAACAGGCTCAACTCAGAACTTTCACTGGGGTTATCCTAGAGGCCCTCAGTATGCCTCCACGGCCCTGACCTCATGTATCTATCACATCAAAAAGCAAGTAATAGAATCTTCTAGCTTAGAGAAGGAGGTTTGCATAGACAAGGTCTTTCTAAATAATCCAGAAGGCATGAGAAGTGTAGAAAGAGCTGAGACTCTACTACATTTGACACACTCACCTATACTCATCTAGACACACAATACCAAAGGGTGCTGAGGATCAGGTTAGGGCCTGTGTTCAGGAGTccatgaaattgaagaagattgATAATATTCCTCATAGGGGACAATTAACACTAGTAATGGTTGCTGTCTCACAGGCAGCCACATCATCACACCTCAGGGATAGCTTTTCAGAATCCTGACCCATGCCATCCAGATACATGATACTAACTTACCCAGATAAGCGCCCTTGAAGACTACTCTATAGGCACAGAAGCCAATATGGGTGCCAAAGGCCCACTTCTCTACCACATGCACTCATCTCTCTGGTTGGTAAAGTGAAGTTCCACTAGAAATACATTTTGGTCCCCACACTTGCTGAGCCATTCTACCTGTCTGCCTTCTCAGCCTTCTGTGCAGCCAGGGCCCCACCACCTAGATGAACACACCAGGTCAAACCCTCAGCCACCACAGCCTAGGCAGCCACCATTTCTTGCTATTTTCAACAGCTCCTAGGTTCCCTGCCTAGGAAGCCACTTCAGCAAAACAAGTTATAGTCAACACTGGCAAGCATATAGAGTATGCATGCTGCTGCCTGGGGTTGGACCTTCAGGGACTGTTCTGCTTGCAGCATCACATACCCTGAAAACTGAGGAAGGCTCTGAGCATAGCATGTTGAGGCCTCTCAGAGGCACCCAAAGCCACAGAACAAGGTTCAAGCAGGTGAGCCCTCTCCTAACAGTTTTTCCGAACTCAAATCAGAGGGGATGTGTAGGGGCTGCTATAATCCAGGAGTGctaaggtcagaggtcaggtcAATCACTGTCCATTGCCAAGGACAACACCCCATCCTGGGcctaggggaggggaggagggtctTAAGTCAACTAAAGTTCTCTGGATGTCCTCCTTTTGCTGCTTCAGAAGGAAATGAGTTATCCAGAATCCCGATTACATTTGAGGTCCGGGTTATACGGCCTGCCGCAACCTTCTAGTCTTTCAGAGACTAGGCAGAGATCAGAGTTAGGGGTAAGGCCTGGCCTCCCGAGTAGGAAGAAAACCCCTCCTCCATCTGGGGTCCCTGAGATCCCCTTGTAGCCTCCAGGGAAGAGGGCGCTGCCGCCGACGCAGGCCACTCAGCCTGGCCTGGCGAGCGCAGCCAAGAGGCGCACCTGGAGGCCCGTGGCCACCCACCTGTCACCTGAGGCCGGACACGGGCTGCAGCCTGGCCCGGAAGCGCCGACCGCGGGGGGGCGAAGGCAGTGAACCAAAATGGCGACTTTTTCTGGAGGAGGAGGCGGGAGGACGGCGCCGACGCGGGGAGCGGGCGCGGCGCGGGTCCGGGCGCGGCGGGGAGGCAGGCCGGGCACAGGGCTGGTGCGGGACGCGAGTGGCCCCGGGGCCGCGGTAAAGCGGGCAGTGCCGGCGCTTACCTGCAGCGCCCAAGGGGTGCGGCCGGGCCAGGCCGGAGCCAGAGCCGGGCCGGGGCGCGGGGCGCGGGGCGCGGGGTCCGGGCGGCGCACACTGTGCGCCGTACTGCGCACATGCGCGCTCCCGCCCCTCCTACCTTTGACAGTTTTACTGCGGGGGGGAGGGGGCGAACTCTCGCGGTATTCACGCGGCCGCCGCTGCGGGGAAGGGGCAGTGGGCCCGACTGCCGCTCCGGGCTGTGAGATCCGTAGCCCAGGTGGTACTTGCCTCCAGGGCCAAGAGGTCTGTCAATGCGTGCCTTGGGCAAGAGTCGCTTTGTGGACAGTCCAGTAAACTGAGGCATGTCAGGAACTCTGAACACTACCGCAAATCCTAATAGATTAAGCAACCAGTGTGGTTGTGCTAACTGAAGTAGATGCTATGAAGGGTTATAGGGCATCCACAGGCTGACAGGGCGTACCTCAGCCTCTATCTGTCCCTGAGGCTACCTTAGTCAATCTAGACACTGTTGAGGCCAATaggttttattggggttactggCTATTGAATCAGCTTCTCCCTTTGTCAACAGTGGTCCTAGACCAACAGCCAGTATCTAGCTTCTCTGGGCCAGAGCCTGGGctgctagtgtaagatctctgtgtgtgtgtgtgtgtgtgtgtaacatccCAGGTCACAGAACTTGCGAATAAATGAGGCAAAGAAATAAACACCCCTTTGAAAGAGTAGGAAGGGCAAACTGGCTGATAAGGAGGTAGAGTGCACTTAATAGGGAAGAGAAAAATTCAGCTTTCATTTGAAACTCATAATGCTGTTATCTGCTCCCCAGCCACCCCCACTATTTTTGAAACAatgtttcattatgtagccctttgtagaccaggccagcatcaaactcagagatctgcctgtctcttgccTCCCATaggctggaattaaagacatgtgtcaccTTTTGTGATTCTCCCAGGATGTGGAACATCAGAACGTTGGTGGGATCAATGTGCAATACTGAGGTGTGTTCAAGGTTGTCAGCTTTCCCTGTGTAAATCTGAGTTTTCACAAGTGTGATATACCAATGCCCATAGGTTGTTTCATGTCTAAGCCTGTTACCAGGTGGTAGTCATGTGTGGGCATCATGATGTAGACGAGGGCACTACATCCTCTgaagctggggttacagacagttgtgaactgcctgaagagggtgctggaaactctgcaagagcaccaactgtgttttctctccagccccacctccctGTAATTAATGTGTGTACAAGTGTCAAGATGTGttgggttgctttttttttttttttttttttagacagggtttctctgtatagccctggctgtcctggaattcactctgtagaccaggctggcctcgaactcagaaatccgcctgcctctgcctctcagagtgctgggattataggcgtgtgccaccactgcccggctgtgtcAAAACGTTTTACAATGTAATGCATTTCTATGCACCATGT
It encodes the following:
- the Znf512b gene encoding zinc finger protein 512B isoform X8, whose product is MTESFCVGGGRRLQGSSKNGPGKGGNRKEVQLPLLQDPSKLGGMPVVHSGHTVPSQAPLCFDPGNSASDKTEGKKKGRPKAENQALRDIPGAISDRLAFPCPICEAAFTSKTQLEKHRIWNHMDHPLPAPKPGPVSRPVTISRPVGVSKPIGVSKPVTVGKPVGVSKPIGISKPVTVSRPIPVTKPVTVNRPMQISRPVPVTKPIPITKPVPLTKHMPVTKLVTVSKPVPLTKPVPVSRPIVVSKPVPVSRPIAISRHTPPCKMVLLSKSENKTLRATGKNSNKKRAADSLDTCPILPKQARPENGEYGSSTVDQSVTFPLNTDPSNSSLLPGSRPLMGKEALQPIGPVSQPEEDPERTKHRRKQKTPKKFTGEQPSISGTFGLKGLAKAEDKARVHRSKKQEGSGSEEVRKKVLATPVTVSKEASTPVAHPAPGGGCLAGPRTGGPEEQWQRAIHERGEAVCPTCNVVTRKTLVGLKKHMEVCHKLQEALKCQHCRKQFKSKAGLNYHTMAEHSAKPTDAEASEGGEQEERERLRKVLKQMGRLRCPQEGCGAAFSSLMGYQYHQRRCGKPPCEVDSPSFPCTHCGKTYRSKAGHDYHVRSEHTAPPPEEPTDKIPEAEDLLGVERTPSGRIRRTSAQVAVFHLQEIAEDELARDWTKRRMKDDLVPETARLNYTRPGLPTLNPQLLEAWKNEVKEKGHVNCPNDCCEAIYSSVSGLKAHLASCSKGDHLVGKYRCLLCPKEFSSESGVKYHILKTHGENWFRTSADPPSKHKSQDSLMPRKEKKKSLSGGKKRGRKPKERSSEEPASKLPPNRDDWPPGGRDRGSRSSTGKKAGAGKAPEK
- the Znf512b gene encoding zinc finger protein 512B isoform X1; the encoded protein is MTESFCVGGGRRLQGSSKNGPGKGGNRKEVQLPLLQDPSKLGGMPVVHSGHTVPSQAPLCFDPGNSASDKTEGKKKGRPKAENQALRDIPLSLMNQWKDEFKAHSRVKCPNSGCWLEFPSIYGLKYHYQRCQGVRDYGTGKRRPGGASGQRPPGPQPTPALPAQGAISDRLAFPCPICEAAFTSKTQLEKHRIWNHMDHPLPAPKPGPVSRPVTISRPVGVSKPIGVSKPVTVGKPVGVSKPIGISKPVTVSRPIPVTKPVTVNRPMQISRPVPVTKPIPITKPVPLTKHMPVTKLVTVSKPVPLTKPVPVSRPIVVSKPVPVSRPIAISRHTPPCKMVLLSKSENKTLRATGKNSNKKRAADSLDTCPILPKQARPENGEYGSSTVDQSVTFPLNTDPSNSSLLPGSRPLMGKEALQPIGPVSQPEEDPERTKHRRKQKTPKKFTGEQPSISGTFGLKGLAKAEDKARVHRSKKQEGSGSEEVRKKVLATPVTVSKEASTPVAHPAPGGGCLAGPRTGGPEEQWQRAIHERGEAVCPTCNVVTRKTLVGLKKHMEVCHKLQEALKCQHCRKQFKSKAGLNYHTMAEHSAKPTDAEASEGGEQEERERLRKVLKQMGRLRCPQEGCGAAFSSLMGYQYHQRRCGKPPCEVDSPSFPCTHCGKTYRSKAGHDYHVRSEHTAPPPEEPTDKIPEAEDLLGVERTPSGRIRRTSAQVAVFHLQEIAEDELARDWTKRRMKDDLVPETARLNYTRPGLPTLNPQLLEAWKNEVKEKGHVNCPNDCCEAIYSSVSGLKAHLASCSKGDHLVGKYRCLLCPKEFSSESGVKYHILKTHGENWFRTSADPPSKHKSQDSLMPRKEKKKSLSGGKKRGRKPKERSSEEPASKLPPNRDDWPPGGRDRGSRSSTGKKAGAGKAPEK
- the Znf512b gene encoding zinc finger protein 512B isoform X10, with the translated sequence MTESFCVGGGRRLQGSSKNGPGKGGNRKEVQLPLLQDPSKLGGMPVVHSGHTVPSQAPLCFDPGNSASDKTEGKKKGRPKAENQALRDIPGAISDRLAFPCPICEAAFTSKTQLEKHRIWNHMDHPLPAPKPGPVSRPVTISRPVGVSKPIGVSKPVTVGKPVGVSKPIGISKPVTVSRPIPVTKPVTVNRPMQISRPVPVTKPIPITKPVPLTKHMPVTKLVTVSKPVPLTKPVPVSRPIVVSKPVPVSRPIAISRHTPPCKMVLLSKSENKTLRATGKNSNKKRAADSLDTCPILPKQARPENGEYGSSTVDQSVTFPLNTDPSNSSLLPGSRPLMGKEALQPIGPVSQPEEDPERTKHRRKQKTPKKFTGEQPSISGTFGLKGLAKAEDKARVHRSKKQEGSGSEEVRKKVLATPVTVSKEASTPVAHPAPGGPEEQWQRAIHERGEAVCPTCNVVTRKTLVGLKKHMEVCHKLQEALKCQHCRKQFKSKAGLNYHTMAEHSAKPTDAEASEGGEQEERERLRKVLKQMGRLRCPQERRCGKPPCEVDSPSFPCTHCGKTYRSKAGHDYHVRSEHTAPPPEEPTDKIPEAEDLLGVERTPSGRIRRTSAQVAVFHLQEIAEDELARDWTKRRMKDDLVPETARLNYTRPGLPTLNPQLLEAWKNEVKEKGHVNCPNDCCEAIYSSVSGLKAHLASCSKGDHLVGKYRCLLCPKEFSSESGVKYHILKTHGENWFRTSADPPSKHKSQDSLMPRKEKKKSLSGGKKRGRKPKERSSEEPASKLPPNRDDWPPGGRDRGSRSSTGKKAGAGKAPEK
- the Znf512b gene encoding zinc finger protein 512B isoform X6; the protein is MTESFCVGGGRRLQGSSKNGPGKGGNRKEVQLPLLQDPSKLGGMPVVHSGHTVPSQAPLCFDPGNSASDKTEGKKKGRPKAENQALRDIPLSLMNQWKDEFKAHSRVKCPNSGCWLEFPSIYGLKYHYQRCQGGAISDRLAFPCPICEAAFTSKTQLEKHRIWNHMDHPLPAPKPGPVSRPVTISRPVGVSKPIGVSKPVTVGKPVGVSKPIGISKPVTVSRPIPVTKPVTVNRPMQISRPVPVTKPIPITKPVPLTKHMPVTKLVTVSKPVPLTKPVPVSRPIVVSKPVPVSRPIAISRHTPPCKMVLLSKSENKTLRATGKNSNKKRAADSLDTCPILPKQARPENGEYGSSTVDQSVTFPLNTDPSNSSLLPGSRPLMGKEALQPIGPVSQPEEDPERTKHRRKQKTPKKFTGEQPSISGTFGLKGLAKAEDKARVHRSKKQEGSGSEEVRKKVLATPVTVSKEASTPVAHPAPGGPEEQWQRAIHERGEAVCPTCNVVTRKTLVGLKKHMEVCHKLQEALKCQHCRKQFKSKAGLNYHTMAEHSAKPTDAEASEGGEQEERERLRKVLKQMGRLRCPQEGCGAAFSSLMGYQYHQRRCGKPPCEVDSPSFPCTHCGKTYRSKAGHDYHVRSEHTAPPPEEPTDKIPEAEDLLGVERTPSGRIRRTSAQVAVFHLQEIAEDELARDWTKRRMKDDLVPETARLNYTRPGLPTLNPQLLEAWKNEVKEKGHVNCPNDCCEAIYSSVSGLKAHLASCSKGDHLVGKYRCLLCPKEFSSESGVKYHILKTHGENWFRTSADPPSKHKSQDSLMPRKEKKKSLSGGKKRGRKPKERSSEEPASKLPPNRDDWPPGGRDRGSRSSTGKKAGAGKAPEK
- the Znf512b gene encoding zinc finger protein 512B isoform X5 → MTESFCVGGGRRLQGSSKNGPGKGGNRKEVQLPLLQDPSKLGGMPVVHSGHTVPSQAPLCFDPGNSASDKTEGKKKGRPKAENQALRDIPLSLMNQWKDEFKAHSRVKCPNSGCWLEFPSIYGLKYHYQRCQGGAISDRLAFPCPICEAAFTSKTQLEKHRIWNHMDHPLPAPKPGPVSRPVTISRPVGVSKPIGVSKPVTVGKPVGVSKPIGISKPVTVSRPIPVTKPVTVNRPMQISRPVPVTKPIPITKPVPLTKHMPVTKLVTVSKPVPLTKPVPVSRPIVVSKPVPVSRPIAISRHTPPCKMVLLSKSENKTLRATGKNSNKKRAADSLDTCPILPKQARPENGEYGSSTVDQSVTFPLNTDPSNSSLLPGSRPLMGKEALQPIGPVSQPEEDPERTKHRRKQKTPKKFTGEQPSISGTFGLKGLAKAEDKARVHRSKKQEGSGSEEVRKKVLATPVTVSKEASTPVAHPAPGGGCLAGPRTGGPEEQWQRAIHERGEAVCPTCNVVTRKTLVGLKKHMEVCHKLQEALKCQHCRKQFKSKAGLNYHTMAEHSAKPTDAEASEGGEQEERERLRKVLKQMGRLRCPQEGCGAAFSSLMGYQYHQRRCGKPPCEVDSPSFPCTHCGKTYRSKAGHDYHVRSEHTAPPPEEPTDKIPEAEDLLGVERTPSGRIRRTSAQVAVFHLQEIAEDELARDWTKRRMKDDLVPETARLNYTRPGLPTLNPQLLEAWKNEVKEKGHVNCPNDCCEAIYSSVSGLKAHLASCSKGDHLVGKYRCLLCPKEFSSESGVKYHILKTHGENWFRTSADPPSKHKSQDSLMPRKEKKKSLSGGKKRGRKPKERSSEEPASKLPPNRDDWPPGGRDRGSRSSTGKKAGAGKAPEK